A genomic stretch from Bos javanicus breed banteng chromosome 29, ARS-OSU_banteng_1.0, whole genome shotgun sequence includes:
- the LOC133241828 gene encoding olfactory receptor 8B4-like, with protein MALVNSSSVTEFILVRLSERSELQLPLFLLFLGIYVFTVVGNLGLITLIALNSRLHTPMYFFLFNLSFIDFCYSCVFTPKMLIDFISENIISYVGCMTQLFFFCFFVNSECYVLVSMAYDRFVAICHPLLYTVTMSPQVCSLMMLGSYMIGFAGAMAHTGSMLRLSFCESNIVHHYLCEVLPLLQLSCTSTHINELVFFIVVGGVITISSISIFTSYALILSSILRIPSAEGRSKAFSTCGSHVVAVALFFGSGAFTYLTTSFPGSKDQGKFASVFYTNVVPMLNPLIYSLRNKDVKLALRKTLKTVLF; from the coding sequence atGGCTCTGGTAAACAGCTCCTCGGTGACTGAGTTCATCCTCGTGAGATTATCAGAACGATCAGAGCTTCAgctccccctcttcctcctgttcTTAGGGATCTATGTGTTCACGGTGGTGGGCAACTTGGGCTTGATCACCTTAATTGCGCTGAATTCTAGACTTCACACTCCAATGTACTTTTTCCTCTTCAACTTGTCTTTTATAGATTTCTGTTATTCTTGTGTGTTTACCCCCAAAATGCTAATTGATTTCATATCAGAAAATATCATTTCTTATGTGGGATGCATGACacaactatttttcttttgtttctttgtcaatTCTGAGTGCTACGTGTTGGTATCAATGGCTTATGATCGCTTTGTGGCTATTTGCCATCCTCTGCTGTACACGGTCACCATGTCCCCTCAGGTCTGTTCGCTGATGATGCTTGGTTCGTACATGATAGGGTTTGCTGGGGCCATGGCCCACACCGGAAGCATGCTGAGACTGAGCTTCTGTGAGTCCAACATCGTCCACCACTATCTGTGTGAAGTTCTCCCCCTCTTGCAGCTCTCCTGCACCAGCACTCACATCAATGAGCTggtgttttttattgttgttggagGGGTCATCACAATATCCAGTATCAGTATCTTCACCTCATATGCTCTGATTCTCTCCAGTATCCTCCGTATTCCTtccgctgagggcaggtccaaagCCTTCAGCACATGTGGCTCCCATGTAGTTGCTGTGGCTCTGTTCTTTGGGTCGGGGGCATTCACCTATTTAACAACCTCTTTTCCTGGGTCAAAGGACCAGGGTAAATTTGCCTCAGTCTTCTATACCAATGTGGTTCCCATGCTTAACCCTTTGATCTACAGTCTGAGGAATAAGGATGTTAAACTTGCTCTGAGAAAAACCCTGAAGACAGTTCTCTTCTGA